One Maniola hyperantus chromosome 17, iAphHyp1.2, whole genome shotgun sequence DNA window includes the following coding sequences:
- the Snx27 gene encoding sorting nexin-27, whose amino-acid sequence MAETETDNNSIVRPEKNNKGTVTNNGPRRVTIYKTETGFGFNVRGQVSEGGQLRSINGELYAPLQHVSAVLEQGAAEQAGIRKGDRILEVNGVNVEGATHKQVVDLIKSGGDCLTLTVISVTQKEAERLEPCDDGSAPVGVIGGAANSRATVYQRYDYTDKRSLPVSIPDYRVVMERNTGRSYVAFNVHMAGRHLCSRRYREFAALHQLLRKEFLGFNFPKLPGKWPFTLSEQQLDARRRGLEQYLEKVCAVRVIAESDAVQEFLTDSDDSSNPSPVELKVLVPEREVVSVSVLKSTNADDVYRAVCDKIGLSKAVQSYFYLFEIVEYNFERKLQPNECPHSLYIQNYSTASSSCLAIRKWLFSPEREISVIKEDDKAAAFIFWQAVEDVNRGVCVAGARLYQLKALQEVRRAPDYLALARTLPGYGDIAFPPARTDCRATPVVAITVGWSALKLSAWCESENTCAGASATVPWSDVREWRADDEAAAARLAYRRRERPPRTLALYTPYYQFLCNCMDRIAEEANWVDTGE is encoded by the exons ATGGCCGAGACAGAAACTGATAATAACAGTATTGTACGGCCCGAAAAAAATAATAAGGGCACAGTGACTAATAATGGACCCCGTCGCGTTACTATATACAAAACAGAGACCGGCTTCGGTTTCAACGTTCGCGGTCAAGTTTCCGAGGGCGGGCAGTTGAGATCGATCAATGGTGAACTTTATGCACCTTTGCAGCATGTTAGCGCAGTTCTGGAGCAGGGTGCAGCTGAGCAGGCCGGTATACGAAAAGGGGATAGGATCCTAGAAGT CAATGGGGTGAATGTAGAGGGCGCCACACACAAGCAAGTGGTCGATCTGATAAAGTCGGGCGGCGACTGTCTCACTCTCACAGTCATCTCTGTCACACAGAAG GAGGCAGAGCGGCTGGAGCCATGCGACGACGGCTCGGCACCAGTGGGCGTCATTGGCGGCGCGGCCAACTCGCGCGCGACGGTGTACCAGCGCTACGACTACACGGACAAGCGCTCGCTGCCGGTGTCCATCCCCGACTACCGGGTAGTGATGGAGAGGAACACTGGGCGGAGCTACGTCGCCTTCAACGTGCACATGGCGGGCCGGCATCTCTGCAGCCGCCGCTACAGGGAGTTCGCCGCGCTGCATCAGCTGCTGAGGAAGGAGTTCCTAG GCTTCAACTTCCCGAAGCTGCCGGGCAAGTGGCCGTTCACGCTGAGCGAACAGCAGCTAGATGCTAGGAGGAGAGGCCTCGAACAGTATTTAGAAAAG GTATGCGCGGTCCGCGTGATAGCGGAGTCGGACGCCGTGCAAGAGTTCCTCACGGACTCGGACGACTCGTCCAACCCGTCGCCTGTGGAGTTGAAG GTACTAGTACCGGAGCGGGAGGTGGTGTCGGTGTCCGTGCTGAAGTCGACGAACGCAGACGACGTATACCGCGCGGTGTGCGACAAGATCGGCCTCTCCAAAGCCGTGCAGAGCTACTTCTACCTGTTTGAGATCGTCGAATATAACTTCG AACGCAAGCTGCAGCCGAACGAGTGTCCCCACTCGCTGTACATCCAGAACTACTCCACCGCCTCCAGCAGTTGCCTCGCCATCAGGAAGTGGCTGTTCAGTCCTGAGCGAGAGATATCCGTCATCAAGGAAGACGATAAGGCCGCCGCCTTTATATTCTGGCAG GCGGTGGAAGACGTGAACCGCGGCGTTTGCGTGGCGGGCGCTCGTCTGTACCAACTCAAAGCGCTGCAGGAGGTGCGGAGAGCGCCGGACTACCTCGCCCTGGCTCGGACGCTGCCCGGCTACGGCGACATCGCCTTCCCTCCGGCTCGGACAGACTGCCGCGCCACGCCCGTCGTCGCGATCACCGTCG GTTGGAGCGCGCTGAAGCTGTCCGCGTGGTGCGAGAGTGAGAACACGTGCGCAGGCGCGTCCGCGACCGTGCCGTGGAGTGACGTCAGAGAGTGGCGCGCGGACGACGAGGCGGCGGCCGCGCGGCTCGCCTACCGCCGCAGAGAGCGTCCGCCGCGCACGCTCGCGCTCTACACGCCATAC TACCAATTTCTATGCAACTGCATGGATCGAATAGCAGAAGAAGCGAACTGGGTGGACACCGGGGAATAG